In bacterium, a single genomic region encodes these proteins:
- a CDS encoding ABC transporter permease, whose product MKSFRGFIIKEFYHIFRDKRTMLILFGMPIIQLILFGFAIRNEVNDARIAILDQSNDYMTQELTQKIASSGYFIIIDQLKPGGDIESVFKQNRVKEVIVFEPHFAQRLLRENRAAVQIIADATEPNMANMLINYTSSIIRDYQTGLRGQTGPLVQINPEVKMLYNPELKSVYLFVPGLIALLLMLVSALMTSITIAREKELGTMEILLVSPLKPVQIIIGKVIPYLFLSFVNTSTILLLARYVFGVPFNGSYGFFFFESFLFVVTALSLGIMISTIANSQQTAMMFSLAGLMLPVIILSGFIFPISSMPAALQIISNIVPAKWFLIIVKGIMLKGVGIEYLWKETLILGGMMVFLISISVKKFKIRLQ is encoded by the coding sequence ATGAAAAGTTTTCGCGGTTTTATTATCAAAGAATTTTATCACATTTTTCGTGACAAAAGAACCATGCTGATTTTGTTCGGCATGCCGATCATCCAATTGATCCTTTTCGGATTCGCCATCCGCAATGAAGTCAACGATGCCCGGATTGCCATTCTCGATCAATCCAACGATTATATGACTCAGGAACTTACTCAAAAAATCGCTTCATCCGGATATTTTATAATCATCGATCAATTGAAACCTGGCGGTGACATCGAATCGGTTTTCAAACAAAATCGCGTCAAAGAAGTGATCGTTTTTGAACCGCATTTTGCTCAACGCCTTCTGCGCGAGAATAGAGCCGCAGTTCAGATCATTGCCGATGCGACGGAACCCAATATGGCCAATATGCTGATCAATTATACATCGTCGATCATTCGCGATTATCAAACAGGATTGCGTGGTCAGACCGGCCCGCTCGTTCAGATCAATCCTGAAGTTAAAATGCTGTACAATCCCGAATTAAAGAGCGTTTACTTGTTTGTTCCGGGTCTTATCGCGCTGCTGCTGATGTTGGTATCGGCTTTGATGACGTCGATCACTATTGCACGCGAAAAAGAATTGGGCACAATGGAAATCCTGCTGGTATCACCGCTTAAGCCGGTACAAATCATTATCGGAAAAGTTATTCCGTATTTGTTTTTATCGTTCGTCAATACGTCGACGATCCTGCTGCTGGCGCGATACGTGTTTGGTGTGCCGTTTAACGGCAGTTATGGCTTTTTCTTCTTCGAGTCTTTTTTGTTTGTTGTAACGGCCTTATCACTGGGTATCATGATCTCGACGATTGCCAATTCACAACAGACGGCTATGATGTTTTCGTTGGCCGGGCTGATGCTGCCGGTCATTATTTTATCCGGTTTTATTTTTCCGATCTCGAGCATGCCTGCAGCCCTTCAGATCATCAGCAATATTGTTCCGGCCAAATGGTTCCTGATCATTGTGAAAGGCATTATGCTCAAAGGCGTCGGCATTGAATATCTGTGGAAAGAAACGCTGATCCTCGGCGGAATGATGGTGTTCCTAATATCCATCAGCGTAAAAAAATTTAAGATCCGTTTACAGTGA
- a CDS encoding ABC transporter ATP-binding protein, which translates to MSYAIQAENLTKRFGDFIAVNAITFDVKQGEIFGFLGANGAGKTTAIRMLIGLLSPSTGKASVAGYDVFTQTESIKRSIGYMSQKFSLYEDLTVRENIRFYGGIYGLSDEQIKNKTDFLIHKLQLEDAADMMISSLPLGWKQKLSFSVAILHEPKIVFLDEPTGGVDPITRRQFWNLIYEAAADGVTIFVTTHYMDESEYCDRVSIMVDGKIEALDTPRGLKQTFAADSMNDVFVKLARPQKKENLI; encoded by the coding sequence ATGAGTTACGCAATTCAAGCTGAAAACCTGACCAAACGTTTCGGTGATTTTATTGCCGTGAACGCCATTACCTTCGACGTCAAACAAGGCGAAATCTTCGGATTTCTTGGCGCTAATGGCGCCGGCAAAACAACGGCGATCCGGATGTTGATCGGTTTATTATCACCTTCGACCGGAAAAGCGAGCGTCGCCGGCTACGATGTATTCACTCAAACGGAAAGCATTAAGCGCAGTATAGGTTATATGAGCCAGAAATTCTCATTGTACGAAGATCTGACGGTTCGCGAAAATATTCGTTTTTACGGCGGCATATATGGCCTGAGCGATGAACAAATTAAAAACAAAACGGATTTTCTGATTCATAAACTGCAATTAGAAGACGCCGCGGATATGATGATCAGTTCATTGCCGCTCGGCTGGAAACAGAAACTTTCTTTTTCGGTGGCCATTTTGCACGAGCCGAAGATTGTTTTTCTTGACGAACCGACCGGCGGCGTAGACCCGATCACACGGCGGCAATTTTGGAATCTGATTTACGAAGCCGCAGCCGATGGCGTCACGATTTTTGTCACGACGCATTATATGGATGAATCGGAATATTGTGATCGCGTATCGATCATGGTTGACGGCAAAATCGAGGCGCTCGATACGCCGCGAGGCTTGAAACAAACCTTCGCAGCCGATTCGATGAACGATGTTTTTGTAAAACTAGCACGTCCGCAGAAGAAGGAAAATTTAATATGA
- a CDS encoding ABC transporter ATP-binding protein produces MNAVTVNDLTKTYGKITAINRLNFTVSKGELFGFIGPDGAGKTTLFRILTTLLIPDSGDANVIGLDVVKDFKKLRPQIGYMPGRFSLYQDLTVQENLAFFATVFGTTIEENYDLIKDIYIQIEPFKDRRAGKLSGGMKQKLALSCALIHKPEILFLDEPTTGVDAVSRQEFWEMLKRLQAKNITIIVSTPYMDEASLCDRVALIQNGNILDIDSPDNVVKKFDRPILAVKSSNMFGLLTALKKFPDAYSVFPFGEFMHYTDRRGKFEPKEVINYLTQQGLQNIETTWTQPTIEDSFMALMEHHA; encoded by the coding sequence ATGAACGCAGTTACAGTAAACGATCTTACCAAAACTTACGGAAAGATAACGGCTATTAACCGACTGAATTTTACAGTCAGCAAAGGCGAACTGTTCGGTTTCATTGGCCCGGACGGTGCCGGTAAAACGACGCTGTTTCGGATCCTGACGACGTTACTCATTCCCGACTCCGGCGACGCTAACGTGATTGGATTGGACGTGGTCAAGGATTTCAAAAAACTGCGTCCGCAAATCGGCTATATGCCCGGACGGTTTTCACTTTACCAGGATCTGACCGTTCAGGAAAATCTGGCATTTTTCGCAACGGTTTTCGGTACAACTATTGAAGAAAATTACGACCTGATCAAAGATATTTACATTCAGATCGAGCCTTTCAAAGACCGGCGGGCCGGAAAATTATCCGGAGGAATGAAGCAGAAACTTGCTCTGTCATGCGCGTTGATCCACAAACCGGAAATTCTTTTTCTCGATGAACCGACGACCGGCGTCGATGCCGTATCGCGACAAGAATTCTGGGAAATGTTGAAACGGCTTCAGGCTAAAAACATTACGATCATCGTGTCGACGCCATACATGGATGAAGCGAGTTTGTGCGATCGCGTAGCGCTTATTCAAAACGGCAATATTCTGGACATAGACTCGCCGGATAATGTGGTTAAGAAATTTGACAGACCGATATTGGCCGTTAAGTCATCGAACATGTTCGGCCTGCTAACTGCACTTAAAAAATTCCCAGATGCTTATTCGGTTTTTCCTTTCGGTGAATTCATGCACTACACAGACCGCCGGGGAAAATTCGAGCCGAAGGAAGTCATCAATTATTTAACACAACAAGGGCTTCAAAACATCGAGACAACATGGACGCAACCGACAATTGAAGATAGTTTTATGGCCCTGATGGAGCATCACGCATGA
- a CDS encoding HlyD family efflux transporter periplasmic adaptor subunit encodes MNVKHIWILRIILLVGCSGNNHKSDAYGNFEATEIVVSAEASGKLLAFEIEEGLTIEAGKAVGYVDTVQLELKRAQLLATRQSVSAKVASILAQIDVLKEQRRVAETDKKRLEKLFGENAATQKQLDDVNGQINVIDRQIVSIETQNATVLSDVKSLDAQIAQINDQIRKSVIVNPVHGTVLTKFAEPKEIVAYGKPLYKIADLQTMFLRVYISGDQLPHVAIGQKVQVLIDETKSDNQSMEGEVNWISSKAEFTPKIIQTKEERVNMVYAVKIKIQNDGRLKIGMPGEINFIKE; translated from the coding sequence ATAAACGTGAAACACATTTGGATTTTAAGAATCATTTTGCTTGTCGGTTGTTCCGGCAATAATCATAAATCCGACGCCTACGGCAATTTTGAAGCAACCGAAATTGTCGTCTCGGCCGAAGCGTCCGGCAAGCTGCTCGCTTTTGAAATTGAAGAAGGATTAACGATTGAAGCCGGCAAAGCTGTCGGATATGTCGACACTGTTCAGCTTGAGCTGAAGCGTGCGCAACTGCTTGCCACGCGTCAAAGCGTCAGCGCCAAAGTCGCCAGTATTCTTGCCCAGATCGACGTACTCAAAGAACAGCGTCGCGTTGCCGAAACGGATAAAAAACGCCTCGAAAAATTATTCGGCGAAAATGCAGCCACTCAAAAACAACTGGATGACGTGAACGGGCAGATCAATGTGATCGACCGGCAGATCGTTTCGATTGAAACGCAGAACGCCACTGTGCTCAGCGACGTCAAATCACTGGACGCTCAAATCGCTCAAATTAACGACCAGATCCGTAAAAGCGTAATCGTCAATCCCGTGCACGGAACCGTGTTAACTAAATTTGCCGAGCCTAAGGAAATCGTAGCGTACGGCAAGCCTTTATATAAAATCGCTGACCTGCAAACCATGTTCCTCCGCGTATATATCAGCGGTGATCAATTGCCGCACGTCGCCATCGGCCAGAAAGTGCAAGTTTTGATCGACGAAACAAAAAGTGACAATCAATCAATGGAAGGAGAAGTCAACTGGATTTCGTCAAAAGCAGAATTTACTCCGAAGATCATTCAGACCAAAGAAGAACGCGTCAACATGGTGTATGCCGTAAAAATCAAAATACAAAACGACGGTCGCCTGAAAATCGGTATGCCGGGCGAAATTAATTTTATTAAAGAATAA
- a CDS encoding TolC family protein, which produces MNVLLFIGLMFSSPNDTLRLEQCYDEAVSAYPLSGQTQLYENITQLKLKNLNAKFLPELSLTGQAAYQSEVTSVPIQLPGVSVPKPDKDAYQLTLNGNQLIFDFGSIAKQKAIEESQKMVDQKSVETELYKLRAQVNDAYFGLLLLQEQEKSLQLTEEDVLSKLSAIESRVKNGAILPSNADILNAELLRIRQNRAEVTANRKTLVTTLKTLLHRDVSDNVVLIVPNVHTQFTPVSAEKRPEYATFAWSQKRLDRYAEWTSRRNLPKISAFGQYSFGQPGLNVYEKDFHTYYVVGLRVTWNFWNWNTDGRDRQVYKLQQDIVRTQKESFTQNLTVAAEKLLSEMKKMETLIKLDQDIIALRKKVTQQLSSQLDNGVVTSSEYLTELNSEHQARLTLEVHKLQWLRAQQDYLTTIGE; this is translated from the coding sequence ATGAACGTATTACTTTTCATCGGCCTGATGTTTTCGTCGCCTAACGACACGCTTCGCCTGGAACAGTGTTATGACGAAGCCGTCTCGGCTTATCCGCTGAGCGGTCAAACTCAACTGTACGAAAACATCACGCAGTTAAAACTCAAAAACCTGAACGCGAAATTTTTGCCTGAACTTTCGTTGACAGGACAAGCGGCTTATCAGTCGGAAGTTACGTCCGTACCTATTCAATTGCCGGGCGTGTCCGTGCCGAAACCGGATAAGGATGCCTATCAATTAACGCTTAATGGCAATCAATTGATCTTCGACTTCGGTTCGATCGCGAAACAAAAAGCTATCGAGGAATCGCAAAAGATGGTCGATCAAAAAAGCGTGGAAACGGAATTGTACAAACTCCGCGCGCAAGTCAACGATGCGTATTTTGGATTGTTATTGTTGCAGGAACAGGAAAAATCGCTGCAACTGACTGAAGAAGACGTCCTTTCCAAATTATCGGCAATTGAATCACGCGTCAAAAACGGAGCGATTTTACCTAGCAACGCCGATATTCTGAACGCTGAATTACTTCGGATTCGCCAAAATCGCGCCGAAGTGACGGCCAATCGCAAAACGCTCGTTACGACTTTGAAAACATTATTACACCGCGATGTCAGCGATAATGTTGTCCTGATCGTACCCAATGTACACACACAATTCACGCCGGTTTCTGCCGAAAAAAGACCGGAATATGCAACCTTTGCATGGTCGCAAAAGCGGCTTGATCGTTATGCCGAATGGACTTCACGCCGCAATCTGCCGAAAATTTCAGCCTTCGGTCAATATTCCTTCGGACAACCCGGATTGAATGTGTACGAAAAAGATTTCCATACCTATTATGTCGTCGGACTTCGTGTTACTTGGAATTTCTGGAACTGGAATACAGACGGCCGGGACCGGCAAGTTTATAAATTGCAACAGGACATTGTCCGGACGCAGAAAGAATCGTTCACTCAAAATCTGACGGTTGCCGCTGAAAAATTATTATCCGAAATGAAAAAGATGGAAACGCTGATCAAATTGGATCAGGACATCATTGCATTACGTAAAAAAGTGACTCAACAATTATCCAGTCAATTAGATAACGGCGTCGTAACGTCGTCGGAATATTTGACCGAACTTAATTCTGAACATCAGGCACGCCTGACGCTGGAAGTGCATAAGCTCCAGTGGCTGCGCGCTCAACAAGATTATTTAACCACCATAGGAGAATAA
- a CDS encoding TetR/AcrR family transcriptional regulator translates to MQHETTISEAKIIEAARNVFHRKGFDGARMQEIADEAGINKAMLHYYFRSKDQLFEAVFKEALGRIFPMLLSVLMSDETVEQNLMKFIPTYIETIKQHPYLPGFVLHEMTRNPERLTNMVRSVGVASAPPKILQQLQKGMDEGRYITIAPEQILVSVLAACIFPFVAKPMVKVALGMDDEKFDQFINQRKEQLPEFILNGIKKK, encoded by the coding sequence ATGCAACACGAAACGACTATTTCTGAAGCCAAAATTATCGAAGCTGCACGTAATGTGTTCCACCGAAAGGGTTTTGACGGTGCCCGGATGCAAGAAATCGCTGACGAAGCCGGAATCAATAAAGCCATGCTCCATTACTATTTCCGAAGCAAAGATCAGCTTTTTGAAGCCGTTTTCAAAGAGGCGCTCGGAAGAATTTTTCCTATGTTGCTCAGTGTACTCATGTCGGACGAAACGGTTGAACAAAATCTAATGAAATTCATACCCACGTACATCGAAACGATCAAACAACATCCTTATTTGCCGGGTTTTGTATTACATGAAATGACGCGCAATCCTGAACGACTGACCAATATGGTACGATCGGTCGGAGTTGCCAGCGCACCGCCGAAAATTTTGCAACAATTGCAAAAAGGAATGGACGAAGGCCGGTACATAACGATCGCGCCCGAACAAATTCTCGTAAGCGTTCTCGCAGCCTGTATTTTTCCATTCGTTGCAAAACCGATGGTAAAAGTCGCATTAGGAATGGACGACGAAAAATTCGATCAATTTATTAATCAACGTAAAGAACAACTTCCTGAATTCATATTAAACGGGATCAAAAAGAAATGA